From Leptospira fainei serovar Hurstbridge str. BUT 6, the proteins below share one genomic window:
- a CDS encoding helix-turn-helix transcriptional regulator, with protein sequence MLRKKRGVKQYDMARALGVSPSYLSKIETGSQAPTEKFRQACAKYLKTTLDKLFNDRPVEDVYPEFSQGLTNKLWAKRRELGIKQYDMAKKLKVSTPFLSKVELGLLEPPEEFKNMASKVLKMKKEELFLLKVEF encoded by the coding sequence ATGCTCCGAAAAAAACGGGGCGTCAAACAATACGATATGGCAAGGGCTTTGGGTGTTTCCCCTAGCTACCTCTCCAAGATCGAAACAGGAAGCCAAGCTCCTACTGAGAAATTCAGACAAGCTTGTGCGAAATATTTGAAAACCACTCTTGATAAATTATTCAATGACCGTCCGGTCGAAGATGTTTATCCCGAATTCAGCCAAGGCCTTACCAACAAACTATGGGCAAAACGTAGAGAGTTGGGAATTAAACAATATGATATGGCAAAGAAATTGAAGGTTTCTACTCCATTTCTATCAAAAGTAGAATTGGGTCTTTTGGAACCGCCAGAAGAATTTAAGAATATGGCCTCTAAGGTCCTAAAAATGAAAAAAGAAGAATTGTTTTTACTGAAAGTAGAATTCTAA